The Flavivirga eckloniae genomic interval TGCTAGCGATAATGCCTGTGCAAAATTCCCCGAAGAATGTGTTACAACACCTTTACTTTTCTGCTCTTCCGATAAACTTAAAATAGCATGTACTGCGCCGCGCATTTTAAATGCCCCCATTTTCTGAAAGTTTTCACATTTAAAAAAAACCTCAGCTTCGCATATGGCATTTAATAGTTGTGATGTTAAAACAGGAGTTCTATGAATATAAGGTTTTATCAGGTTATGAACTTTTTGTAAAGAAACTTTATCCATGTCTTGATGCTATAATTTTAAACCTTGTAAAGCATCTAACGTAGACACTGGATTTTCGTTGTATTTTAAAGTCCATCCCAAAGAATTAGTTAGAATATAAAACTTTGAAAGTTCACTTATTAATCTGTTTTTGGCATTTGCCTTTAAATCTGAATTTTCCAATTTTTTATTTAATGACGCTTTAACTATTCTTTTTATATCGTTATAATCTTTAGCTTCAAAAGGGTTAAGATAATCTGATTGAATATCGTAATACTCCAAATCTGGGTTAATCTTCACTTCCTCTTCAGGAATGCTTAAAACTGTTAGCGTCTTACTGGCTTCATCTATTTCAAATTCAATTTTACTTAAATCGTAAGCAATGGTAACTTCGGCATTAACAACAACCAATGCTTTTT includes:
- a CDS encoding DUF4230 domain-containing protein, with the protein product MRKILFGIIITLIILFSFKYCEDKAQDKITLQENSALIQKQIKNVGKLVVTEGHFSEVFNYKNSKEVFGDYFTSEKKALVVVNAEVTIAYDLSKIEFEIDEASKTLTVLSIPEEEVKINPDLEYYDIQSDYLNPFEAKDYNDIKRIVKASLNKKLENSDLKANAKNRLISELSKFYILTNSLGWTLKYNENPVSTLDALQGLKL